In Suricata suricatta isolate VVHF042 chromosome X, meerkat_22Aug2017_6uvM2_HiC, whole genome shotgun sequence, the DNA window ACGGTCACCAAAATAAGAATATTGCTGAGAGAGCTATAACAAGATTATTAAACTAGTTTACTCCCAGTTAAAACTGGAAATGAGATTTCCCATAAACCTATGTTTGAGTCCTTGCTCATTTATCTTCTCTGTTTATAGCCTGTATGCAAGTGCATTTTGATTTCCACAATTACAAAATAGACCACAAGAAAATTATCTTGCTAGCAAAGAGCTACAGCTGTTTAGccactgctctttttttttattgtaaatatgttttatttgttttaagtttagtAATTAAGAACGAGTATAATTTTACTGGTATTCTTTGCAGAATACAGtaaattctgaatttctaaaaCCCTAATATCACattatgtaaaatatgaatgtaatttttaagagagactcATTGTATTAAGGCAGCCTTTAACAAATTCTTTTGCATTGTGACCAATCTTTTGTTTTTAGTCACTGATCTTCTCCTACCTTTCCAGCACTGTTTACCACTCCACTCACTCCAAATTCCATCATCCGAGCAATAGATGTTCACTTTGCTTCTTACCGAAAAGCATAATTGTTGGCTTTTGTTTGAGATTCTTGTGGTGTGTAGCTCATTTTCGACGGTGGTAGTCTGAAAGTCAAGTAAAAACAAGATGCTATCATTGGATCTAATTGTCGCTAGATGGATCCCATTTGATTCGTCCCTTTCATAGTGGATTTTGCTACATAAAACATACGCATCAAATGACTGGAAGGGTATGTACCAAAACCTTATCAGTCATTATCTCTCTGTATggtaggtttttcttttctattttcttccccttccttacCTAGAAGTTAAAGTTTTTGCACAGCAATAATGGATCACCCGTAGTGAAGGGCAGGCATGACAGGGCAAAATGCCTGGATCACTTTGGTGTTTCTGATACCCAGTATTCAGATGAGTGTCCCATTTCTCAGAttctataaactaaaaaatgCTACATATCCTGAGTTGGCAAAAAGAGAGTCCTTCATGTGAGCGTCATTTCTATGGAAACTATAGAGTTCATACACATAAAGCTTTTTCCCCCTCCCGATTCTCATTTTGGTTAACTGCCATAAAAGCTGTGTGACAGTGCTCAGGGCTTCACATGACACGACTTCTTCAGATATGAGAATACACATGGCTGGATTATctcaatggaagaaaaataatcactgaaGAAATTACTTcagttttaacatttctttttttttttaatgttttttatttattcttgagagacagagacagacagtgtgagcaggggagggtcagagagagagggagacacagaatctgaaacaggctccaggctgtgagctgtcagcacagagcccgacacggggctcgaacccacaaactgtgagatcatgacctgagccgaagccgggcacttaacGGACTGGCGCCCCAGTTTTAACATTTCAAAGGGTTGAACAGTGTTCCCCATCCAAAATAATAGCTTTTGTGGCAACTTTTCTTGGGAAGCAGCATCGTGTAGTGGACCGGGAACAGCCGTATAATTTGACTGTAAGTCAGTTCGTATCCCTGGGACATGTAAATCAATTCAActgccagttttctcatctgtatatgAAATTAACTGATTAGAACTAATGGCTCACGTTTGCATCTCCACCACTCTCTAAGTTGGAAACCAATGAATAAAATTAACTTATAATTTTATTGCATGGCGAGCAATTCAGGCAGCCCTGTCAGAGTTGACTTCTGACCTGATACTTGTTCCTCAGGAAgtgatttttatgtgtgtgtgttttcttttcttttcttctcacctAAGGCCTTTTCATAATCCATCTCATTCTTGCATTTGGCGATTTTAATTTATTGCAAACAAATGCCTAGATTATCTCTGAAACCAATACACTTTAAAATTGGTATGAATGATTATGCTTTCAGACTGCAAACAAGCATCTTTCTTTTGTCCACTAAATTCTATGGTTTTCTGGAAATTAAGATACATGTCCTATACTATTCCACATATGGATAGCAACTGACCTGGGTTCTCAGGTTTGCTGTTTTGTTCAAAATGCtatgcttataaaaataaaattaaaaaatcggggagcctgggtggctcagtcgtttggacatccgacttcggctcaggtcatgatctagcggtttgtgggatccagccccgtgttgggttctgtgctgacggctcagagcctggggcctgcctcagattctgtgtctccctctctctctgcccctcccctgctcatgttctgtctctctcaaaaataaacttaaaaaaaaaataaagactcagtCAgctacgtgtccaactcttgatttcagctcaggtcatgatgtcacagttgtgaATGAGCCTGGAGATGGGCTCTgtctgggcgtggagcctgcttaggatcctatgtctccttctccttctgcccctccccaactcatgtcctctctccctcgaaagaaagaaagaaagaaagaaagaaagaaagaaagaaagaaagaaaagaaaagaaagaaagaaagaaaggctatgTTTATGATATTCGCAAATAAACACAATGTTCATACCACCCAAGTTGTATCATCTTCGGTGAATTCAATTtcataaataaagcattttgctGGAATGGGTCCGTTAGGCGTGGCCCATTTCAGGTTAACTTCCTCTGAATTCTTCACAGTAATAATAAGGTAGTCCGGTGGCAAAGGTTTAACTgcaaagcaaaaggaaaccaTTTCAACACGGAGGTTACTAAGTTTAGCAGCAGCTCTTATCAAATGTTGGAGACGCCTAGTAACAGAAGCGTCTAAGATAAATCAGGTGGCTAAAGACTAATCTCTATAATGTGAATTAATATCAAAGTTGCTTGCCGCCCAAGATCAGTTGATTGAGAAGAAACCGGGCTATTTTAGAGACTGATTTTTTTGATAAGTCACATACTAACAAATGTTTAAGCCCAAAAGAAAAGTTAGAAGATCCAAAGCATTACAGTCATTTTTCCACTTTGTAGCATTAGAGACAACTACTGCaaccattattattactatttttattaatggCCAGCTCTTACTTAGAGCGTATGATATGTCAGGCACTGAACCAGGGATAAACTCACTCATGTCTCACAAGAAACCTATGAAGGGTCCTCCATTATACtcattttactgataaggaaattGAAACAGATGTtaaaagtaacttgcccaaagccacacagctacaAAGTGGTAAATCCACGATTCATATCCGGGTATGGCGAACTCTAGAACCTGTCATTCTTGTAACTGTCAGAACCAGGAAGTCAGACTCAGAATATACAACTATTTGCCTATTGAGGTGTAGGAATCCTCCATCATTAACACTGGACAAAAATACTGATAGCAGGCTGACTTTTTGAAGGTGGGGAATAAATTGTAAATTTGaagtaaaaattctaaaaaaattattcgTCATTCAATCCTTATTcctatacttttatatttaataagagGTTCTTCTTATGCTCTGTTGGCcctcctttttctgtctttgcatttccataagtttctctgtatctctgaccccatttcttcttttccatgtggTTGTACATGGCTCAAGCTAGAAACATGTTAACGTTGTTTAACTCACCTATATTttgaagctgaaaaataaaatagctaggTCTGACAGGATCAGAGTCTGATGATCCATTAACACAGATGTAGAAATCTTTATAGTCTGATGCCTCCAAATAGGGAAACCTGCAGCCAATATTTTGTCCATCAACCTGGATGTATTCAGCACACTGTGTTGCGTGGTCCAAGCCATCATACCTGTAAAAGAAGTATTGTAAAAATTGTGTCTTCCACTATCTTATAGTATCGTGGTATTCAATTTTCAATTATCTTAAGACACCAAGTgaataaaaaagtcatttaatgACATGCAATTTTTATAGAGCACCAACTCTATGATAGATCCTACGCCATGTGCTAGGGACACAATAGTAAGGAAAGCAGGCATAGTCCATAATTTCACAGAGATTACAATCTGTTGGGAGTTTTTACAAAATCTCAAAGATAAGGCGAGGATTCTTACTCATGCACTTAAGTTACGTCGACTTGCCCACGGGATTTGTGAATCAAAGAGTAAGATTTCTATAATACAAACCTGGGGTTAATATAGAGAGTCCTGGATGATACTGCCTGTTTTACATTGTCCTGTCTATTAGAAGGGAGCTGATTTAAAAGCAGACCTACaaaatttgttatatttaataAGATGAATGAAATTCCTTAGAGGATACAATGCACATCAAGAAATAAACCTCAGAAAAGCCAACAGAGgggtcaaagagaaaaagaagaggggtgcctggtggctcagtgagttaagcatccgacttcagggcatgatctcacggtttgtgagtttgagccttgtgtctggctctgtcATCAGGATAgagcagagcttggagcctgcttcgcattctgtgtctctctccctgcccctcctctacttgttttctctctctctctcaaaaataaataaataaacatattaaaaaatttttaagaaattacaaaaagagaaagaagagctgtCTGGCAAGTAAATATCTAATTTCCCATCTTACTAAGCAAGAAATGTTGCCATACCATTGAAAGTTAACTTCGTTCCAGTAATAAGGCTAATGGGAATTAGGGAGGATTTCCCTACTGATTTTCAAGGCAACAAATTCCCGGTTTATTCGCCAAAGGAATAGCTTGTAATGCAAAATGTGACACGGAAAAGCAGCCCAAATCCCCTTTGAAATTAGGTCAATCCAGCTGCTGATAAGGTACTGATTTCAAACATCCAGACTCTACTGAATTCACTTTAGGCCAAGTATTTAGTTTAtcattgttgtttgtttgttccccCAAGTTGTTATGTATTTTCATGGTGGGGGGGAGAACCTTTTATGATagagaaaatatactttattttttcatgcaaTAGCCAGCAGTGATATACTGgttgtagagaaagaaaagaaaatacaagcgTTCTATAATAAGCTTTAACTTGCCTTTTCAAGTAGCCAAGTATTTACTTTGGGTAGAACTAACTACTTGGTTAGTTCAACTGATTAGAGTTTGAGAGACTTGAATTCTAGGCTTGACTTTACCCAGATTTACGTTGTGCCAGTGGGTAGCCTCCTGGTACccttattttccagtttttaagatGTCAGTATTTCTCCCTCACTATCctcagtaaaatgaggataaagcTATGTTAAATATGAACTATATTGTAGAAGAGGGCAGGGACTTCGTCTTATTCACATTCAGCCTTTttatctagaacagtgcctggcatttaaaaactacttaatatttgttgaattaatgaacaaataaattagaCCATAAAAATTGACCCCTCCAATCCCAGATGAAAAGAACTAAGACCCTGAAAAGTAAAACTGCTTGCCCAAGACCACTAATTAAATGAAGCCAGAGCAGGGATTAGACCCAGTACTTACAACTCTTAATAGCTTATACCTATCActtatatattatcatttttctaaagaaaaaagccATGATAATTTGGGCCTGAAACTCATAAAAAGTAACACTTTGTCCTCTCTTGCTTATTACTGTTATTTAATAAGTGCATAAATTCTGATACATATTTATCAATGTACAAACACCTTCAccatttgtttcattcatttaacaaatattttttgataatCTACTACAGGCATAGCACAGATAGATAGTTAAGAGAAATGTAAGAAACAGTTCCTGCCTACCAATCTCTTACAAATTTAAGGGAGCAGACAAAGCACACAATATatgacaaaaatttaaatgccatCCAGACAAGTAATTGAGAGTTATAAGTAATAGTTCACAGAAAAACTAAAGGGAAGTTGATATGATCAGTAAAGGGTTAATGAAATTGAATACCAGTTGGGCCTTGAGAGATAGACTAAGAGTTTGTGAGAAAGCCGGAGGGCATTCCAGAGAGCAATGAACACAGAGGCATAAAAGATCATAACATGGGTGAGAAAACAATGTAGAGATGGGTCTAAATGGAAAGGAACATTAGCACTGGTGATACGAGAAGGTAATAGTGGAAAAGCAGTGATACGGTGAGGCAGAAATTTGAATGCCAGCTTAGATTTTTATCCGGGAGGCAATGAGTAGACACTAGCAGTTTAGGAGCAAAAGAGTGGCATATGAAGATAGGAATAGAGGAAGATAAATCTGGCTATAATGTGCAGAATGaataggaagggaagggaatggaagCAGAGACGATCACTCGGAGGCCTGGCCCTCATCCAGGTGTGGAATGAGGTGAGCCTACAGTAGAGTTTTTATAGTAAAGACGGGAAGTAAAAAAACAGATGGGCGACCTTGACCTTGCAAAAGAGTGTCAGAATGCAGTGTTCAATGTCACCgtgaaacaatgaagaaatgaagcAGATAGAAGATTCAAGACagctgggacacctgagtggctcagtcagttaagtgtctgacttcagctcaggtcatgatctcacggtttgtgagtttgagtcccgcatcaggctctgtgctgaagctcagagcctggagcttgcttcagattctgtatttccatctgtttctgaccctcccctgctcgcactctgtctctgtctttctcaaaaacaaacaaacattaaaaaaaaagaagaagacgaagaagaagaagattcaAGATGGCTGTAAGTTTCAAAGCCTCAGTGATCattaaaagaagtcagaaaaaggatccagggtcacctgggtggctcagtcggttaagcatccaacttcagctcaggtcatgatttcatggttcgtgggtttgagccccgcgtcaggctctgtgctgacagctagctcagagtctggagcctgtcttcggattctgtgtctccctctctctctgacccttccctgctcacactgtctctctctctcaaaaatgaataaaaacattaagtaaaaaaagaaaaaggatgcagTTTTAAGAGGTACCTGCTTTTTAAAAGGCAGGAGTAGAAAATATGGGAAGACTTTTTAGGCTATAATCCTATGTATCTAAAGACTACAAACGTTAATCCAGTACAGTGCTTTCCAGTAGCTACAGCCTAAACCCAATTATTCCCAttgaaaattccaaataattgtAAACAGCCTTCATTATAAATACAACTCTGAAgaataatatatttactttagTGAAAATACAGTTACTCATGCTGTCgattaatttttatagatattttcttaGTATGgaattcttattataaaaatacttaccAGTAAAATAATTGGTAACTGGTATTGAAATGGACACCCATGCCAGGTTTCCAGGAGCAGTATAAATATTGCCAGTTGTAATATACACAATCCATTTCCTGAATCTTAGTTTCCTGATTTCCTAAGGAATGAACGAACTGTGAATGCTTGAAGGGCATGGTGATGACTCATTTGGGAAGTCACTACgcaattttaattcatttcttttgaccCCTCCATTTCGTTTAGTAATCAACATAATCAGGAATATTCCAAAAGGAAGGTGTTAGAAATCACTTCACTGTGAGTGGGCCATGCAGAATCAAAACCCTTTGAGGGCTCATTTAATGATACTAGTGTAAGCATTTGCAAAAGTACTCAATTAATAATTCTAGGATGCTCTGAGCAGTTGAGAAAATACTCACATACATATTTACTAATATGATCCCCTAACCGGGAACTGTATAGCCTGACAAGATGGGTTTGCTGATTAAAAGGATTCAAAAAGGCTAGTCACCCATTCCTAAAAAGAATTCTCTTTGTGGCCACACTTCCATCCAATCTGGTGTATAAGCATAGAGGGGCCTTATGTCCCATATGAATTGTTCTGACAGTATTTAGTATGAAAAGAAAGCTTTGTTTTAACCTTGTGGTGCTATCCAATAAGTAGCTTCTGACCATAAACTCTGAACTTTTGATCCATTTGTGCAGTGGGGAGGCAGCAGTGTGTGTATCTTCGCTTCAATGCCTTTGTTAAGATCAAACCCGTCTTTATAATGTAGATTCTTGGTAATGATGGTCTGTTTGATAAGGAGATGAGACAAAGTTAAGCTTACAAGCAGTGACAGCATCATGAACCACATTATGACAGTCAAGAAGTCACCCGGGAGAGTTCTGAGTGACTAAGAACTTCCTAATTATTATCTGATACAGCATCCTAGACACAGTCCTGGCAGAGGTCACTTGTGCATATTATATCATTCGATGAGATCATTTGAATCTTAAAATCTTATTCAAAAAAACCCCAGGGACACTTGGCTGGATCAGTTGGTAGAGGATGCGACTCTTAGTCTTGGggtcgtgagtctgagccccatgttgggcgtagagcctatttaaaaacaagaaaacaaaaaacaaaccaacaaaaacaaaagaaaaccaaaataacccCCAAAACTTCTGGCAAAGAGCCTCCATGGCAGGAATTTGAGCTATCACGAAGTTGAGATCAAGAGAATTTTTCAGATACCATATGCATATTACGTGACAAATGACTCATCACATTTCAAATATCACATGAACACTTCAGGAATCATATACAGTAAAATCTCAAAGGAAACTGGGGATAAACCAGACAAATTGTGAGCTCCAGGAGGGCTACAATCATGTCACTTATCGTCGTGTTCCTGAAACGTAGCCAAGTGCCTGGTACAAAAGGTTGCTCGATAAATGTTtgattgggggcgcctggggggctcagtcggttaagcgtccgacttaggctcaggtcgtgatctcacggttggtggcttcgagcctggcgtcgggctctgtgctgacagctcagagctgggaacctgcttcggattctgtgtctccctctctctctgcccctctcctgctcgcgctgtgcTTCtatctgtctcaataataaataaacataaaaatgatttgaGGTCTCTCTTTGAACTGCCTCACTGAATGAGGAAGGTAATGGTATGGTTcgtaaaacaaaaatgtttgaatGAACACACGTGACTATGTCGTTAATAGGTCAATGAATGTTTACTGAACACCTGCTATAATATATGCAGAGGACTATGCTGTTTCCTATGGGCCAGTACAAAGATAAATGAGGCTTAATTGTTACAAGGAGAAAGCTCACACACAGTCCAGTAGCACACATAAGGCCCATATAGAAGCATGGAAGTAACTGGAAAATACAATAGAATGTTTAAGTATTCTTCAAGTCAATATGCCATGGGTGGGACCAAGTATTTTGTTTCCCCTGTACTAATAATGGTGGTCTTAATACGGCGTGGGATGAAAACAGGTGTGGAAGGATGCACAGGAGATAACAGCGGGCATGgcaccttgtttcttttttaaaaaaaggtttttaaatgtttcttcttttttgagagacagagcatgagtgagggaggggcagagagacagcaggagacccggaatttgaagcaggctgcaggctccaagctgtcagcacagagcctgacacggggcttgaactcacaaactgtgagatcatgacctgagctgaagtcagacgcttaactgagtgagccacccaggcgccctggcacctttttatttcttaatagtgGCTATGGAGAGACAGGAATTAGAATGGACAGGGACATTAAAGATCCCGAGAAAGCTCCTCATAACCGCACTGATATTGCACGTGCATGCTTTACTTACCTTCCAGTCCTCGCTATCAATGTTTCGGTATTTTAATTCATATTCTACTGTGCATTCCTCAAAGTTTTCCAGAGACAGTGGAGGTTGCCATTGCAAACAGAGATAACCTAAGTATCCAGGGTCTACTATCTCAAAATCCTGGGGAGgattaactgaaataaaatcaataaaatatgctTACTGTTTTTCCTGTATCTTATGACAAAAATTGCTACATCTAGACTACTTCCCTATGTCCATCAGCTGGTGAATAGAGAGCGAAACTGTAGTACATTTATACACTAGAATGCTATCAGCCATAAGGAAGGATGAGGTGCTGATACATGCTATAGCATGGAAAAACCTCAGAAACATTAAGCTAATTGAAAGATGAcagtcacaaaagatcacataaGACCAATGTATATCAAatacccagaataggcaaatccacagagacaggtCAAttcgtggttgccaggggctagaggAAGGGAAGAATCACCGATGACTGCTGAAGAAATATTTGATTTCTTCTGGAAGAATAGAAACAGTCTGGAATTGAGTAATCGGGGTGCTACACAACGCTGTGGATATAATACAGACCACTGAACagtacactttaaaagggtggGTCTTATGTTACATAAATCAtatcaataaagctattataaaGTCTAGATTAGGGCTATATGCAAATATGGCCTAGCTAGGTGCTAAGTTTTCACAGATACAAGAAATTCAACATGGAGTTCTCTCTGTGGTTAGATGGACCAGAATTTGCCCTACTGATGAGAGCACTTTATTATGTAAATCTCTCTAATAGCAAAAACCGATCAGCATTAACTCAGTGTTTACTATATACATCTAACATCCTGGCACTCACACACAAAAGGGATAGAGAATGTAAAACATGACTACTACGGCTAAATGCCTTAAGAATTATATATAACAAGCAGATCTTGTTGTTCAATTCTGGTTAACTGAACCCTCCAGCCAACTAAAGTTCAGAGCTCTTCCTAGAGTATGGCCAACCAGGGCCATTCTCCGGAAGGACTTAAGGAAAAACAGTCAGGCAGCTGAACAAAGTGGTATCAggaaaaaattgattttatttgagccggggggggggggggggggggggggagcaggtaAGCAACAGTGCTTGGCAGTGGCTCCTCCatctggtgatttttaaaaaagtttaatgtttattcatttttaagacacagagaaagccagagcatgagcggggtgggggcagtgggagagggagacacagaatctgaagcaggctccaagtcagcacagagcccgacacgtggctcgaacccacaaaccatgacatcatgattggagccgaagttggacgcttaactgactgagccacccaggcgtccccatctggtgacttaaaaagcaaacaaacagctcagtaggttaagcgtccgacttctgctccggtgatgatctcacggtttgtgggttcgagccctgtgtcgggctctgtactgacagctaggagcctggatcctgtttcggattctgtgtctccctctccctctgcccctccctgctcatgctctgtctctctctctctctcgaaaataaataaacattaaatttttaaaaaaatataaaaagcaaacaaacaattcTATAAACTTTTCTATTACTAGCAAATCTAATAGTACAATAGTACTGCCCTCATGTTGCCTTTctgctaataatttcctttcattttggcCCATGTGTCTGCTTTAACGCTTAATTTCATAATACTTATTGAGGTGAAGAATCCACAAAAAGAAACTGTGGCACAAATTATAATTTGATATTGGGACACCCATGTACCAATAAAGAAGGTCTTCTACCGAGGATGAAATGACAATCCTGCTGCTTTAACTCTTACGGTTAGAAATGTTTGTGAAATACATTGTTCTGATTACCTTCTGCAGTAAGAAAGATTCAGGAGACATGATTTAATAACTCTATggtcatttttaaactttacttaaatctctgtgtatttttcatatttatctaaTTGTCTTAACAGTTAAGGATAACAAACAAGGAAAGTTTCCAGTTAGCTGAGTACCAGGCAATGAGGTTTCAGATAAGTAACCTATTTCTTACAAGACTATACAATAAAGGTATGGAAAGTGTTTTTTAGCTTGGCTTTCACTCTGCAAAATGTTCATTATCATTAGCTACCTTATATGTGAGGCTGACTAGTAAGAATGTATCTTTTGTGTATGGACTTCCTGAAATATTTCCAGTAACAATCCATCTACTTATTATGCTCTAATAGGCTACGCTGAAAAGATGGTTAATAgcccaaattttaaaagtactccattttgttttaccttttatcTCAGCATTTGAAGACACAGAGCTAAATACTGCGCAAATAAGCAGGGTATAGAAGCGTACGACATCCAAATGAACGAAAGCCATTTCTCCAAGATTCAATACCTTGAAATTGCCACtctgagaaggaaaaatacaacatttaactTTAACCATACTTCAAACAACCAAATGggtaaatggaattaaaaatacatttggaaactCGGTGCACTTCCTTCCAGGATTTGAAAAAACTGCCCCTTTGAACATGCAAACTGAAAAAATCAGGTTTGGAACCGAAAAACTGGAAAGGGAGGATCCTAGTTCCATTTTTCtacaagagaaggaaaaagtcaaaacaaatgtACAAAAACACCCCATATCCCTTCATACCCACCCTACATAATGAGACCTTTCGGTACATGACATGCTAGAGCCAGGATAGGGTGACTTCAAATAGCTTCAGCCTGAAGACTGAGACAGACCCACCAGAGAGTAATTGGCTCACAGTGGGAACTGAGATCATCTATCTCCATAGCAATCCTATCTCCtagcaacaaa includes these proteins:
- the IL13RA2 gene encoding interleukin-13 receptor subunit alpha-2 isoform X4 — its product is MLSLYNALWRQFMRSGRISVTFGKSGNFKVLNLGEMAFVHLDVVRFYTLLICAVFSSVSSNAEIKVNPPQDFEIVDPGYLGYLCLQWQPPLSLENFEECTVEYELKYRNIDSEDWKTIITKNLHYKDGFDLNKGIEAKIHTLLPPHCTNGSKVQSLWSEATYWIAPQGNQETKIQEMDCVYYNWQYLYCSWKPGMGVHFNTSYQLFYWYDGLDHATQCAEYIQVDGQNIGCRFPYLEASDYKDFYICVNGSSDSDPVRPSYFIFQLQNIVKPLPPDYLIITVKNSEEVNLKWATPNGPIPAKCFIYEIEFTEDDTTWVTTTVENELHTTRISNKSQQLCFSVRSKVNIYCSDDGIWSEWSGKQCWKGLLWRKRSLLSSGHILLTQ
- the IL13RA2 gene encoding interleukin-13 receptor subunit alpha-2 isoform X1 → MLSLYNALWRQFMRSGRISVTFGKSGNFKVLNLGEMAFVHLDVVRFYTLLICAVFSSVSSNAEIKVNPPQDFEIVDPGYLGYLCLQWQPPLSLENFEECTVEYELKYRNIDSEDWKTIITKNLHYKDGFDLNKGIEAKIHTLLPPHCTNGSKVQSLWSEATYWIAPQGNQETKIQEMDCVYYNWQYLYCSWKPGMGVHFNTSYQLFYWYDGLDHATQCAEYIQVDGQNIGCRFPYLEASDYKDFYICVNGSSDSDPVRPSYFIFQLQNIVKPLPPDYLIITVKNSEEVNLKWATPNGPIPAKCFIYEIEFTEDDTTWVTTTVENELHTTRISNKSQQLCFSVRSKVNIYCSDDGIWSEWSGKQCWKGDIWEETLEVFVMPLAFISLFAFLITCLLLYNHKTVLKMVFYGEKEVFSHQDTFC
- the IL13RA2 gene encoding interleukin-13 receptor subunit alpha-2 isoform X2 codes for the protein MRSGRISVTFGKSGNFKVLNLGEMAFVHLDVVRFYTLLICAVFSSVSSNAEIKVNPPQDFEIVDPGYLGYLCLQWQPPLSLENFEECTVEYELKYRNIDSEDWKTIITKNLHYKDGFDLNKGIEAKIHTLLPPHCTNGSKVQSLWSEATYWIAPQGNQETKIQEMDCVYYNWQYLYCSWKPGMGVHFNTSYQLFYWYDGLDHATQCAEYIQVDGQNIGCRFPYLEASDYKDFYICVNGSSDSDPVRPSYFIFQLQNIVKPLPPDYLIITVKNSEEVNLKWATPNGPIPAKCFIYEIEFTEDDTTWVTTTVENELHTTRISNKSQQLCFSVRSKVNIYCSDDGIWSEWSGKQCWKGDIWEETLEVFVMPLAFISLFAFLITCLLLYNHKTVLKMVFYGEKEVFSHQDTFC
- the IL13RA2 gene encoding interleukin-13 receptor subunit alpha-2 isoform X3 yields the protein MAFVHLDVVRFYTLLICAVFSSVSSNAEIKVNPPQDFEIVDPGYLGYLCLQWQPPLSLENFEECTVEYELKYRNIDSEDWKTIITKNLHYKDGFDLNKGIEAKIHTLLPPHCTNGSKVQSLWSEATYWIAPQGNQETKIQEMDCVYYNWQYLYCSWKPGMGVHFNTSYQLFYWYDGLDHATQCAEYIQVDGQNIGCRFPYLEASDYKDFYICVNGSSDSDPVRPSYFIFQLQNIVKPLPPDYLIITVKNSEEVNLKWATPNGPIPAKCFIYEIEFTEDDTTWVTTTVENELHTTRISNKSQQLCFSVRSKVNIYCSDDGIWSEWSGKQCWKGDIWEETLEVFVMPLAFISLFAFLITCLLLYNHKTVLKMVFYGEKEVFSHQDTFC